A genomic window from Salvia miltiorrhiza cultivar Shanhuang (shh) chromosome 5, IMPLAD_Smil_shh, whole genome shotgun sequence includes:
- the LOC131026235 gene encoding protein PLASTID TRANSCRIPTIONALLY ACTIVE 14, which produces MAMSLLHSPPYCLFTHHRRRGQQVTPRSASVLRAAMITNEDTSSAISTSDFPLFQTTLIPQPTAASQLEPADPDFYKIGYVRNMRAYGIEFREGPDGFGVYASKDIEPLRRARLIMEIPLELMLTISQKLPWMFFPDIIPVGHPIFDIINSTNPETDWDLRMACLLLYAFDCKDNFWQLYGDFLPATDECTSFLLATEEDLLELQDTELASTIRQQQQRALEFWDKNWHSAVPLKIKRLALEPERFLWAMSMAQSRCINKQIRIGSLTQDTNMLIPYADMLNHSFKPNCFFHWRFKDRMLEVMINAGQRVKRGDEMTVNYMNGQMNNFFMQRYGFSSPVNPWDVIQFSGKARIHLDSFLSVFNISGLPEEYYHNSKLSYDEDSFVDGAVIAAARTIPSWSDGDIPPIPSAERKAVKELQEECHQMLAEFSTTAEQDEEILESIPEARRTQEAAIKYRMHRKLFMEKVIQALDIYQERLLF; this is translated from the exons ATGGCTATGTCGCTCCTGCATTCACCACCGTACTGCCTCTTCacccaccaccgccgccgcggcCAGCAGGTAACTCCGCGAAGTGCTTCTGTGCTGCGTGCGGCTATGATTACTAATGAAGACACATCTTCTGCAATTTCCACGTCCGATTTCCCACTCTTCCAAACCACCCTCATTCCCCAACCTACTGCTGCTTCTCAG TTGGAGCCAGCGGATCCTGATTTCTATAAGATAGGATATGTTAGGAATATGCGAGCTTATGGAATTGAGTTCAGAGAAGGTCCCGATGGTTTTGGAGTTTATGCGTCCAAAGATATCGAGCCTCTTCGCCGTGCTAGG TTGATTATGGAGATTCCATTGGAATTGATGCTAACTATAAGTCAAAAACTCCCTTGGATGTTCTTCCCTGATATTATACCAGTGGGTCATCCTATCTTTGACATAATCAACTCGACCAACCCTGAG ACAGATTGGGACTTGAGGATGGCATGTCTTCTTTTATATGCATTTGATTGCAAGGATAATTTTTGGCAGCTGTATGGCGACTTCTTACCTGCTACTGATGAGTGTACTAGCTTCCTTCTAGCAACCGAG GAGGACCTTCTGGAGTTGCAAGATACCGAACTTGCTTCTACAATAagacaacaacaacaacgagcTTTGGAATTTTGGGATAAAAACTGG CACTCTGCAGTACCCCTTAAAATAAAACGCCTTGCTCTAGAGCCTGAGAGATTCCTGTGGGCAATGAGTATGGCACAATCTCGATGTATAAACAAGCAAATCAGAATCGGTTCCCTAACTCAAGATACTAATATGCTCATCCCTTATGCCG ATATGTTAAATCATTCTTTCAAGCCGAATTGTTTCTTCCACTGGCGTTTCAAGGATCGAATGCTTGAGGTCATGATAAATGCTGGGCAAAGGGTCAAAAGGGGCGATGAG ATGACTGTCAACTACATGAATGGACAGATGAATAACTTCTTCATGCAAAGATATGGGTTTTCATCTCCAGTG AATCCTTGGGATGTTATCCAGTTCTCTGGCAAAGCGCGGATTCATTTGGATTCTTTCTTATCTGTCTTCAATATATCTGGTCTCCCTGAAGAATATTATCACAATA GTAAGCTATCATATGATGAGGATAGCTTTGTTGATGGGGCAGTTATTGCTGCTGCTAGAACAATACCCTCTTGGTCAGATGGGGACATCCCTCCCATTCCAAGTGCAGAAAGGAAAGCGGTGAAGGAGTTACAAGAAGAATGCCATCAAATGCTTGCAGAATTTTCTACAACCGCAGAGCAAGATGAAGAAATTCTAG AGTCGATCCCTGAAGCTAGGAGGACGCAAGAAGCTGCAATAAA GTATAGGATGCACCGAAAGTTATTCATGGAGAAGGTTATTCAGGCACTAGATATTTACCAAGAGCGGTTATTATTTTAA
- the LOC131026234 gene encoding LOW QUALITY PROTEIN: pentatricopeptide repeat-containing protein At3g57430, chloroplastic-like (The sequence of the model RefSeq protein was modified relative to this genomic sequence to represent the inferred CDS: deleted 4 bases in 4 codons), whose product MHCSLPLPPSNSIQTQNSPVVTTSSRLTRSNHSWVESLRSHARSNSFQQAITTFVQMQAVGILPDNYAFPAVLKAATALQDLRLGKQIHGSLVKLGYDSHATVSNTVLHMYAKCGSDVDQVFKVFDRIPQRDQVSWNSLINALCKYQEWELALEAFRLMGLDKIEPSSFTLVSVALACSNLNRRDGLRLGKQLHGYSLRVDERKTFTDNSLMAMYAKLGRVDDAKIIFEWFAHHDMVSWNTIISAVSQNDRFYEGLEYFRAMNDEGFKPDGVTISSVLPACSHLELLNLGKEIHAFVLRNDDFMRNSFVTSALIDMYCNCKQVMSGRRVFDSALDRKLGTWNAMFAGYTQNGFYLEAVMLFMKLMVVSGLFPNPTTMASVLPACVHCEAFVDKEVMHGYVLKLGLGRDRYVQNALMDLYSRVGKVDVSEYIFHNMESKDIVSYNTMITGYVVCGYHEDALVLLHEMQTAEKKHGVNVDFDKNIEVSFRPNSVTLMTILPGCAALAALTKGKEIHAYAFRNGLGSDVAVGSALVDMYAKCGCLIMARSVFESMPNRNVITWNAMIMAYGMHGEGDGALTLFRKMVVDGGEVKPNEVTFIAVFAACSHSGLVDDGKQLFQTMKADHGVEPNADHYACVVDLLGRAGRLDEAYDIINLMPVGLDKVGVWSSLLGACRIHQNVQLGEISAFNLFKLEPNVASHYVLLSNIYSSAGLWEKANEVRRKMKSKRLKKEPGCSWIEYSDEVHKFVAGDTRHPQSEQLYAYLNDLFDRMKKDGYVPDTSCVLHNVDEEEKENLLCGHSERLAIASGLLNTPPGTTIRVSKNLRVCNDCHSATKFISKIVGREIVVRDVRRFHHFKDGACSCGDYW is encoded by the exons ATGCACTGCTCCCTGCCTCTTCCTCCCTCTAATTCCATCCAAACCCAGAATTCGCCGGTCGTTACCACATCATCCCGACTCACCCGCTCCAACCACTCATGGGTCGAATCGCTTCGCTCCCACGCCCGTTCAAACTCCTTCCAGCAAGCCATTACCACTTTTGTTCAGATGCAGGCTGTCGGAATTCTACCCGATAATTACGCTTTCCCTGCTGTCTTAAAGGCCGCCACCGCTCTTCAAGATTTGCGCCTCGGGAAGCAGATTCATGGGTCTCTTGTTAAACTGGGCTATGATTCCCACGCCACTGTTTCCAATACGGTATTGCATATGTATGCCAAATGCGGGAGTGACGTCGACCAAGTCTTCAAGGTGTTCGACAGAATTCCCCAAAGAGACCAAGTTTCTTGGAACTCGTTGATAAATGCTTTGTGCAAATATCAAGAATGGGAATTGGCTTTGGAGGCTTTTCGATTGATGGGGCTCGACAAAATTGAGCCTAGCTCGTTTACTTTGGTCAGTGTAGCTCTCGCGTGCAGCAACTTGAATAGGCGTGATGGGTTAAGGCTTGGGAAGCAACTGCATGGTTATAGCTTGAGAGTCGACGAGAGAAAGACCTTTACAGACAATTCTTTGATGGCCATGTATGCGAAATTAGGGAGAGTCGATGATGCTAAGATCATTTTTGAGTGGTTTGCACACCATGACATGGTTTCATGGAACACTATTATTAGCGCAGTT TCACAGAATGATAGGTTCTACGAGGGGTTGGAGTATTTCCGTGCTATGAATGACGAAGGATTTAAACCCGATGGTGTCACAATTTCGAGTGTGCTTCCAGCATGTTCCCATTTGGAGTTATTG AACTTGGGGAAAGAAATTCATGCGTTTGTACTCAGAAATGATGATTTCATGAGGAATTCCTTCGTGACAAGTGCTTTGATAGACATGTATTGCAACTGTAAACAAGTTATGAGTGGGAGAAGAGTTTTTGACAGTGCATTGGATCGGAAGCTTGGAACATGGAATGCTATGTTTGCTGGTTATACTCAAAATGGATTTTACTTGGAGGCAGTGATGTTATTCATGAAGTTGATGGTTGTGTCCGGTCTTTTCCCTAACCCAACCACAATGGCTAGTGTTTTGCCAGCTTGTGTACACTGTGAAGCTTTTGTTGATAAAGAAGTTATGCACGGATACGTCTTGAAGTTGGGGCTTGGGAGGGATAGATATGTGCAAAATGCTCTGATGGACTTGTATTCCAGGGTAGGGAAGGTAGATGTTTCAGAATATATATTTCACAATATGGAAAGCAAAGATATCGTGTCTTACAATACGATGATAACTGGCTATGTGGTGTGTGGATACCATGAAGATGCTCTTGTTTTGTTACATGAGATGCAGACAGCTGAAAAGAAACATGGAGTGAATGTTGACTTTGACAAGAACATTGAGGTCTCATTTAGACCTAATTCTGTAACACTCATGACCATCCTCCCTGGCTGTGCTGCTCTGGCAGCACTA ACAAAAGGAAAGGAGATTCATGCTTATGCCTTTAGAAATGGATTAGGA TCAGATGTCGCTGTTGGAAGTGCGCTGGTTGATATGTATGCCAAGTGCGGTTGCTTGATTATGGCTCGAAGTGTTTTTGAAAGCATGCCTAATAGAAATGTAATAACATGGAATGCTATGATCATGGCTTATGGGATGCATGGAGAAGGAGATGGGGCCTTGACACTTTTTAGAAAAATGGTGGTTGATGGTGGCGAAGTTAAGCCTAATGAGGTTACTTTTATTGCAGTATTTGCAGCATGCAGTCATTCTGGACTGGTTGATGATGGAAAACAATTGTTCCAGACAATGAAAGCAGATCATGGAGTCGAACCTAATGCTGATCACTACGCTTGTGTAGTTGACTTGCTTGGCCGAGCAGGCCGGCTTGATGAAGCATATGACATCATCAACTTGATGCCTGTGGGACTTGACAAGGTTGGGGTGTGGAGTAGTTTGCTGGGTGCTTGCAGGATCCACCAAAATGTGCAGCTTGGGGAGATCTCAGCCTTCAATCTGTTTAAGTTAGAACCAAATGTTGCAAGCCATTATGTTTTGCTCTCGAATATCTACTCTTCTGCTGGACTTTGGGAAAAAGCTAATGAAGTTCGTAGAAAGATGAAAAGCAAGCGGTTAAAGAAAGAACCTGGATGCAGTTGGATAGAGTACAGTGATGAGGTGCACAAGTTCGTGGCTGGGGACACGAGACACCCCCAGAGCGAGCAGCTTTACGCGTATCTAAATGATCTATTCGACAGAATGAAAAAGGATGGTTATGTACCAGACACATCCTGTGTTCTTCACAATGTTGATGAGGAGGAAAAGGAGAACTTACTGTGTGGACATAGCGAGCGATTAGCAATTGCTTCCGGCCTCCTTAATACGCCTCCTGGCACGACTATTCGAGTTTCCAAGAATCTCAGAGTTTGTAACGATTGCCACTCTGCAACAAAATTCATCTCCAAGATTGTTGGTAGGGAGATTGTTGTGAGGGATGTCAGAAGGTTTCATCATTTCAAGGATGGTGCTTGCTCGTGTGGAGATTATTGGTGA